From a single Rhodococcus qingshengii JCM 15477 genomic region:
- a CDS encoding FecCD family ABC transporter permease: MTLKQELRVLPRTVPSRKSIRIGGFSLVYRPLAVSVCIALAVALFLLLCINIGRGDYPISIPDVISVLLGNGSKTQNLIVFDLRLPRSLTALFIGMALGIAGAVTQTIARNALASPDILGITAGSSAAAVALIVLGGGGSFVGLLATLGIPLAALCGGLLTAVVIYALAWRKGVEGFRLILIGIGINAMLVAATGWLLISADINDASRAQVWLNGSLNGATWNQMWPVAIAVAVVGGYAVIASFTMGALRLGDDNATSLGVRLQSSQAKLLLSAVALAAIATAAAGPVGFVALAAPQVAMRLVRSAGPPIVASALTGAVLVVGSDVIARTILPVELPVGIVTSALGGPFLLYLLVRNNRKVTA, encoded by the coding sequence GTGACGCTCAAGCAAGAACTCCGGGTACTCCCCCGGACCGTCCCCTCACGTAAGTCGATTCGTATCGGTGGATTCTCGCTGGTCTACCGTCCACTCGCAGTGTCGGTGTGCATTGCGCTCGCGGTCGCACTCTTCCTTCTGCTCTGCATCAACATCGGACGCGGCGACTATCCGATCTCGATCCCCGATGTCATTTCCGTCCTGCTCGGTAATGGAAGCAAGACACAGAACCTGATCGTCTTCGACCTCCGACTTCCTCGATCGCTCACCGCACTCTTCATCGGTATGGCACTCGGCATTGCCGGTGCGGTCACCCAGACGATCGCTCGCAACGCCCTCGCCAGCCCCGACATCCTCGGAATCACGGCCGGATCGAGTGCTGCCGCGGTTGCTCTCATCGTGCTCGGCGGTGGCGGGTCGTTCGTGGGACTGCTTGCCACACTGGGGATTCCGTTGGCTGCACTGTGTGGCGGTCTGCTGACAGCTGTGGTGATCTACGCCCTGGCATGGCGAAAAGGCGTCGAGGGATTCCGCCTCATCCTGATCGGCATCGGCATCAACGCCATGCTCGTGGCAGCGACGGGATGGCTTCTCATCTCGGCGGACATCAACGATGCTTCCCGCGCACAGGTGTGGCTCAACGGTTCGCTCAACGGTGCCACCTGGAATCAGATGTGGCCGGTAGCCATCGCTGTCGCGGTAGTCGGCGGCTACGCGGTGATCGCTTCGTTCACCATGGGAGCGCTGCGGTTGGGCGACGACAACGCCACCTCTCTCGGTGTTCGCTTGCAATCATCGCAGGCCAAACTGTTGCTCTCCGCCGTGGCGCTGGCCGCCATCGCAACCGCCGCAGCAGGTCCGGTCGGCTTTGTCGCCCTGGCTGCGCCACAGGTCGCTATGCGTCTGGTGCGCTCTGCCGGCCCGCCCATCGTGGCGTCCGCGCTGACCGGTGCTGTACTGGTGGTCGGCAGCGACGTCATCGCTCGAACAATTCTGCCTGTGGAACTCCCCGTCGGAATCGTGACTTCCGCACTTGGTGGTCCGTTCCTGCTCTACCTGTTGGTTCGTAACAATCGGAAGGTCACAGCATGA